A genomic region of Rhodanobacter sp. contains the following coding sequences:
- a CDS encoding cytochrome b, whose product MKNTTGLFALPARILHWLMAAMILAMLFIGVGMVASVSERHAWLLRIHKPLGIAILLLAVVRLAVRLRHPPPPLPADLPALQKLAAHASHWLLYALMIAMPLVGWAMLSAGGYPVMLSDALRLPPIFPTSATAFAILRHLHAWLAMLLLVTFLAHLGAALYHGLIRRDGVLASIVGKRRETPAPAQAEVDAR is encoded by the coding sequence ATGAAAAACACCACCGGCTTGTTCGCCCTGCCCGCCCGCATCCTGCACTGGCTGATGGCGGCGATGATTCTGGCGATGCTGTTCATCGGCGTCGGCATGGTGGCGTCGGTGTCCGAACGCCACGCATGGCTGCTGCGCATCCACAAGCCGCTGGGCATCGCGATCCTGCTGCTGGCCGTGGTGCGCCTCGCCGTGCGCCTGCGCCATCCGCCCCCGCCGCTGCCGGCGGACCTGCCCGCGTTGCAGAAGCTGGCCGCGCACGCCTCGCACTGGCTGCTCTACGCGCTGATGATCGCGATGCCGCTGGTGGGCTGGGCGATGCTCTCGGCTGGCGGCTACCCGGTGATGCTGAGCGATGCGTTGCGCTTGCCGCCGATCTTCCCGACCAGCGCGACCGCGTTCGCGATTCTGCGCCACCTGCACGCGTGGCTGGCGATGCTGCTGCTCGTCACCTTCCTCGCCCATCTCGGCGCCGCGCTGTACCACGGCCTGATCCGCCGCGATGGGGTGCTGGCGAGCATAGTCGGGAAACGTCGCGAAACGCCGGCGCCAGCTCAGGCAGAGGTCGACGCCAGGTGA